The DNA segment GATCCCCAATCCGGCGGCGCGGGAAAACCTCGCCGCCATACGGCGCAAGCTGGAAAAGGAGGCGTAACGCGTTCGGCCCGGCGCTCCGCCGGCGGTATCGTGCCGCTCGCCCGGGGGTGCGCGCCCTCTCCGGGCGGCATTTTCGAGTCATGCGCGCGATTGGATCATGCAGGACCGAGGCGCCGGGCGGCCACATCGATCGCTGCGACAGGTGCGGGAAACTGCGCGTCTTGTATAATTCCTGCAGGGACCGGCATTGTCCGGAGTGCCAGTTTCTTAAAAGGGAGCAATGGTTTGAGGAAAGACAGAAGGATATGCTTCCCATCCATTACTTCCATGTGGTCTTCACGCTTCCGGACATGCTCAACCCGCCGGTGCTCAGAAACCAGAAGGTC comes from the Spirochaetota bacterium genome and includes:
- a CDS encoding transposase zinc-binding domain-containing protein, giving the protein MRAIGSCRTEAPGGHIDRCDRCGKLRVLYNSCRDRHCPECQFLKREQWFEERQKDMLPIHYFHVVFTLPDMLNPPVLRNQKVVYDLLFRSAAESLLELSGDPRHLGADVGFLSILHTGGKTLWIILICIALSPAAASPGVEFPLLPLHIHSVSLR